One stretch of Candidatus Brocadiaceae bacterium DNA includes these proteins:
- the tyrS gene encoding tyrosine--tRNA ligase, with protein sequence MFRHVDEQLALILRGSVDIVTKAEILQKLKRSIRENKPLRVKLGLDPTAPDIHIGNAIPIHKLRAFQMLGHTAILIIGDYTATVGDPSGVNKTRPMITLEKVLENANTYLSQAAKILDLQKTEVVYNSRWFEKMTFSEVVQLTSKMTVARMMERDDFTKRFNAGVPISVHEFLYPLMQGYDSVMVKSDVELGGTDQLFSLLVGRDLQRDAGMEPQVALTTALLEGIDGNKKMSKSLGNYIGITEPPGEMFGKAMSIPDNLMRKYFELATDLGMDEVNQLLQAGSHPKTAKVALAKSIVKRYHDDKAADAAASEFDRIFREHALPDTIPDVRIAGSELTEGKLWIVRLVTLCGFADSNGEARRLVQQGGVSINGEQVKDHSLTIKIIPDMVLKVGKRKFARISIS encoded by the coding sequence CTTTACGGGTGAAATTAGGGTTAGATCCTACGGCGCCGGATATTCACATAGGAAACGCCATCCCCATTCATAAGTTGCGGGCATTTCAAATGCTCGGTCATACTGCGATACTTATCATCGGAGATTATACCGCAACGGTAGGCGATCCTTCAGGAGTCAATAAGACACGGCCAATGATTACCCTTGAAAAAGTTTTGGAAAATGCCAACACGTATCTCTCACAAGCGGCGAAAATACTGGATTTGCAGAAAACGGAGGTGGTATACAATAGCCGATGGTTTGAGAAAATGACCTTCAGCGAGGTGGTGCAACTTACCTCAAAGATGACGGTCGCAAGAATGATGGAACGGGACGATTTTACCAAACGATTCAATGCCGGAGTTCCCATCAGCGTTCATGAATTTCTCTACCCTCTTATGCAGGGCTACGATTCCGTAATGGTAAAAAGCGACGTGGAGTTGGGCGGCACAGATCAGTTATTCAGTTTGCTGGTGGGCAGGGATTTACAGAGGGACGCTGGCATGGAGCCTCAGGTTGCCTTGACGACAGCGCTTCTGGAAGGCATCGATGGCAATAAAAAAATGAGCAAGAGTTTAGGAAATTATATCGGCATAACCGAACCTCCCGGTGAAATGTTCGGGAAAGCAATGTCCATCCCAGACAATCTGATGCGTAAATATTTTGAGCTTGCAACGGACCTGGGTATGGATGAAGTAAATCAACTCCTTCAGGCCGGCTCCCACCCGAAAACTGCGAAGGTAGCCCTGGCAAAATCTATTGTCAAAAGGTATCATGACGATAAAGCCGCGGACGCTGCAGCCTCAGAGTTTGATCGCATCTTCAGGGAACACGCGCTCCCTGATACGATACCTGACGTGCGCATAGCAGGGAGTGAATTGACCGAAGGCAAACTATGGATAGTCAGGCTTGTGACGTTATGTGGCTTTGCAGACTCCAACGGCGAGGCGCGAAGACTGGTTCAGCAGGGTGGCGTCAGCATAAATGGCGAACAAGTAAAAGACCACTCCCTTACTATCAAAATAATTCCGGATATGGTTCTCAAGGTAGGAAAGCGTAAATTTGCGCGTATCTCTATCTCTTAA